One Brevibacillus choshinensis genomic window carries:
- a CDS encoding TerC family protein, protein MEEHFWLGLVHIFMIDLVLSSDNAVVIGMACRGLPREERTRAVLYGTLGAILLRILLTSLTTWMLDIPLVKAIGGFLLLWIACKLMLGENEELAEVSRNQTVGQAVRTIILADFVMSLDNVLAVGGAAHGDIWLVLLGLLMSIPLLMWGSAFIARLMNRFSWLVIAGGGVLAFTAVEMCLEDPYIWKWINPLMLNHMWLPVIVAALVMLWGRIKRA, encoded by the coding sequence ATGGAAGAGCATTTTTGGCTGGGACTGGTGCATATTTTTATGATCGATCTTGTCCTGAGCAGCGACAATGCGGTTGTGATCGGGATGGCTTGCCGGGGGCTTCCACGGGAAGAAAGAACACGAGCCGTCCTGTACGGGACACTAGGTGCGATCCTTTTGCGAATTTTACTGACAAGCCTGACAACCTGGATGTTAGATATCCCGCTGGTCAAAGCGATAGGCGGGTTTTTGCTGCTATGGATCGCATGCAAGCTGATGTTGGGAGAAAACGAGGAACTGGCAGAAGTTTCCCGCAATCAGACCGTGGGGCAAGCGGTTCGCACCATTATTTTGGCAGATTTTGTAATGAGTCTGGACAACGTATTGGCGGTTGGCGGTGCTGCACATGGCGATATATGGCTTGTCTTGTTGGGGCTATTGATGAGCATCCCTCTCTTGATGTGGGGCAGTGCCTTCATAGCGCGGCTCATGAACCGTTTTAGCTGGCTCGTCATCGCAGGAGGTGGCGTGCTCGCATTTACGGCTGTTGAAATGTGCCTGGAGGATCCATACATATGGAAATGGATCAATCCTCTCATGCTTAATCATATGTGGCTGCCGGTCATCGTCGCGGCTCTCGTCATGCTGTGGGGGCGAATAAAAAGGGCGTAA
- a CDS encoding LysM peptidoglycan-binding domain-containing protein → MLKSTRWKRLAAQTTLIALLLPSTSAFAQSISVKSGDTLGNLAYRYQVTVEQLMIANHLQTDQILSGQSLYIPPSSDIYTVKSGDVLWKIAADHQTTIPTLMEINQRTSYDLLAGEKLLVPKSANSANNTYTVKSGDVLWKIASRYSVTIQAILDANQLTSTDLLVGQKLLIPSSGGQANTKPVEQPKTDTSKPWVENTRYQVAKGDTPWTVSIAHGIPMTELLQVNNLSESSELQIGQSLIIPVHHIPKTQVTSSKYGEYLDWFEASQYLFPINAVATVTDFETGKSFQVKRTIGASHSDTEPLTAADTAIIKEVWGGDFSWSVRPVIVEVNGRRIAASMTSMPHSIEYITDNNFTGHFDIHFLNSLRHKDNEIDPDHQEAIKVAAGLK, encoded by the coding sequence ATGCTCAAATCAACACGATGGAAACGTCTAGCTGCTCAAACCACCCTGATTGCACTGCTGCTTCCTTCCACATCTGCTTTTGCACAGTCTATCTCCGTAAAGTCTGGAGACACACTGGGGAATCTGGCCTATCGCTACCAGGTGACAGTCGAGCAATTGATGATCGCCAACCACCTGCAAACCGATCAGATCCTATCCGGCCAATCCCTGTACATACCGCCAAGCTCAGATATTTATACCGTCAAATCTGGTGATGTCTTGTGGAAAATCGCTGCAGACCACCAGACCACCATTCCTACACTCATGGAGATCAATCAGCGCACGTCTTACGATCTCCTCGCAGGCGAGAAGCTCCTCGTACCGAAATCCGCGAATTCGGCAAACAACACCTACACGGTAAAAAGCGGAGACGTACTCTGGAAGATTGCGAGCCGCTACAGCGTAACCATCCAGGCCATCCTGGATGCCAACCAATTGACTTCTACAGATCTCTTGGTCGGACAAAAATTGCTGATCCCTTCTTCAGGTGGACAAGCCAATACCAAGCCCGTCGAACAGCCGAAAACGGATACGAGCAAACCTTGGGTAGAAAATACTCGCTATCAAGTGGCAAAAGGGGACACTCCCTGGACCGTTTCGATCGCTCACGGTATTCCGATGACGGAGCTGCTGCAAGTAAACAACCTGTCGGAAAGTTCTGAGCTGCAAATCGGGCAGTCACTCATCATCCCGGTTCACCATATCCCGAAGACGCAAGTTACAAGTTCCAAATACGGAGAATACCTGGATTGGTTTGAAGCAAGCCAGTATCTCTTTCCCATAAACGCCGTTGCGACCGTAACCGACTTTGAGACAGGGAAGAGCTTCCAAGTCAAACGGACCATCGGTGCCTCCCATTCCGATACCGAGCCTCTCACTGCTGCCGACACAGCAATCATCAAAGAGGTCTGGGGTGGCGATTTTTCATGGAGTGTACGTCCGGTAATTGTAGAAGTGAACGGCAGAAGAATCGCCGCTTCGATGACCTCCATGCCTCACAGCATCGAATACATCACCGACAATAACTTTACGGGTCACTTTGACATCCATTTCCTGAACAGCCTGCGTCATAAGGACAACGAGATCGATCCTGATCACCAGGAAGCCATCAAAGTGGCTGCTGGACTGAAATAG
- a CDS encoding 5' nucleotidase, NT5C type: MKPEKVLTIGIDIDGTVTSPSSIVPLMNESFGRDLRYEDCYEYNLANVYNITDEEFDKWLDQNGERLYKEAPVHGNADDILRAWHPHFKLVYISAREDRHRDVTINWFSRYDIPFHELDLIGSHDKLSAAKKWGVDLFLEDRLENALQLSEALQIPVFLFDTPYNQGDLPSLVHRVTTWDEVQEKIQLLSMERTSV; the protein is encoded by the coding sequence ATGAAACCAGAGAAAGTCCTAACGATTGGCATTGATATCGACGGCACAGTGACGTCACCCAGCAGTATTGTCCCGCTGATGAACGAAAGCTTTGGAAGAGATTTACGATATGAAGACTGCTATGAATACAACCTTGCTAATGTTTACAACATTACGGACGAGGAATTTGACAAATGGCTCGATCAGAATGGGGAGCGCTTATACAAGGAAGCTCCCGTTCACGGAAACGCGGATGACATCTTGAGAGCTTGGCATCCGCATTTCAAACTGGTTTACATCAGCGCTAGGGAAGATAGGCACCGCGATGTCACCATCAATTGGTTTTCCCGTTACGACATTCCGTTTCACGAGCTTGATCTGATTGGCTCCCATGACAAGCTGTCTGCTGCGAAAAAATGGGGCGTCGATCTGTTTTTGGAGGATCGCCTGGAAAATGCCCTTCAGCTGTCGGAAGCCCTGCAAATCCCAGTCTTTTTGTTCGATACTCCCTATAATCAGGGTGATCTTCCATCGCTCGTACATCGCGTCACCACCTGGGATGAAGTGCAAGAAAAAATTCAGCTGCTTTCCATGGAACGGACAAGCGTATAA
- a CDS encoding DUF456 domain-containing protein — protein MSDCIERMTAKRKEDTGFSETVDLHDTEFAADTWTEKAFDDDDKNAAIQRIQYDPYTRTERYNGELGKDKNDFSERLDGVDRTQEEVYRVSSVRDRDTETAAEIAEPIPVRRRSDRVEPEEDSREGGASGIGMTGLGLSILSLFLMPYLIAPIGMVLGYLAYRRNSRTLGAWAMIVGAIAILGALIIYPFYTAR, from the coding sequence ATGTCGGACTGTATTGAACGTATGACTGCGAAGCGGAAGGAAGATACCGGCTTTTCCGAGACAGTCGACCTGCACGATACGGAGTTTGCTGCGGATACGTGGACTGAAAAGGCGTTTGATGATGACGACAAAAACGCCGCCATCCAAAGAATCCAGTATGACCCGTACACCCGCACAGAGCGCTATAACGGCGAGCTGGGTAAGGACAAGAACGATTTTTCCGAGCGCCTGGACGGCGTGGATCGTACACAGGAAGAAGTATACAGGGTATCCTCTGTACGGGACCGCGACACAGAGACCGCTGCGGAAATCGCCGAACCGATTCCGGTTCGACGTCGTTCTGATCGTGTTGAACCTGAGGAGGACAGTCGGGAAGGTGGGGCAAGCGGTATCGGGATGACAGGGCTCGGGTTGTCGATCCTTTCCCTGTTCTTAATGCCGTACCTGATTGCACCCATTGGGATGGTGCTTGGCTACTTGGCGTATCGACGCAATTCGAGAACGCTTGGGGCTTGGGCGATGATTGTAGGGGCAATCGCCATTTTGGGCGCGCTAATCATTTACCCATTCTACACGGCCCGGTAG
- a CDS encoding cysteine desulfurase family protein, with amino-acid sequence MIYLDNSATTRPHPQVVETMRRAMESYYGNPSSLHQMGVEAEAVLKQAREVAAKFLGCKAGEIIFTSGGTESNNTAIKGVAFQYQNRGKHIITTQVEHPAVYDVCKQLESLGFTTTFLPVDREGRVSLENVKKAMRPDTILVSIMHVNNELGTIQPIEEIGQWLKQFPKVLFHVDAVQAVGKVPLRLKDSGIDLLSVSAHKFYGPRGVGILYKREGLIIHPLMMGGGQEGGVRSGTENLPAIAGMAKAVRLLEETGSVESIRLKALLNHLREGISAIEGCIINTPANGAAPHIMNISVPGVKAEVLLHALEERGFLVSTKSACSSKANEPSRVLTSVGIERDCALSSLRISLGRENTKEDISQFLAALEACVNSLRKQMKPKSVTR; translated from the coding sequence GTGATTTATTTGGACAACAGTGCTACGACTCGTCCTCATCCCCAAGTGGTTGAGACGATGAGACGTGCCATGGAAAGCTACTATGGCAACCCTTCCTCCCTCCATCAAATGGGAGTAGAGGCGGAAGCAGTTTTGAAGCAAGCGCGAGAGGTAGCAGCAAAGTTCTTGGGCTGCAAAGCGGGGGAAATCATTTTTACCTCCGGCGGTACGGAAAGCAATAATACGGCGATCAAAGGCGTAGCCTTTCAATATCAAAACCGTGGGAAGCATATCATTACGACCCAGGTAGAGCATCCGGCTGTTTATGATGTTTGCAAGCAATTGGAGAGCCTGGGGTTTACGACGACCTTTTTGCCTGTCGACCGAGAAGGACGCGTCTCGCTTGAAAATGTGAAAAAAGCGATGCGGCCGGATACGATTCTCGTTTCCATCATGCATGTGAACAATGAATTGGGTACCATTCAGCCGATCGAGGAGATAGGTCAATGGCTGAAGCAGTTTCCCAAAGTCCTGTTTCATGTGGATGCGGTGCAAGCAGTAGGAAAAGTCCCGCTTCGCCTTAAGGATTCCGGCATTGATCTTTTGAGCGTGTCTGCCCACAAGTTTTACGGACCGCGTGGTGTAGGGATCTTGTACAAGCGTGAGGGATTGATCATTCACCCTTTGATGATGGGGGGAGGCCAAGAAGGCGGCGTTCGATCAGGTACGGAGAATTTGCCTGCGATTGCGGGTATGGCGAAAGCAGTCCGTTTATTGGAAGAAACGGGCTCGGTGGAAAGCATCCGCCTGAAAGCTTTGCTGAATCACCTGCGTGAAGGAATCTCCGCGATCGAAGGATGCATCATCAATACGCCAGCAAATGGAGCGGCACCGCACATCATGAACATCTCTGTTCCAGGAGTGAAGGCGGAAGTGCTCTTGCACGCGTTGGAAGAACGGGGCTTTTTGGTTTCCACCAAATCAGCCTGCTCCTCCAAAGCGAATGAACCGAGTCGCGTCCTGACATCCGTGGGTATCGAGCGTGATTGTGCACTGTCTTCCCTGCGAATTAGCCTAGGACGGGAAAATACGAAGGAAGACATCAGTCAGTTTCTCGCAGCTTTAGAGGCGTGTGTCAATAGCCTGCGCAAGCAAATGAAACCAAAAAGCGTAACCAGATAA
- a CDS encoding DUF84 family protein gives MDFSTIRYALGTTNAAKKAAVQMATLAEPICQSVPSGVSGQPMSEEETIAGAINRAKTVLAEVPHAQIGLGLEGGLMYDDRYTHQWYLISVCAAWNGAELHVGKGLSFPIPNKAAERIQKENIELSVIIDEWSGLTNSNHQGGAYALLTEDRIRRADVFRDAVLAALTPFFSKLYE, from the coding sequence ATGGATTTTTCCACCATTCGCTATGCGCTCGGAACAACGAACGCTGCCAAAAAAGCGGCCGTGCAGATGGCTACGCTTGCCGAACCCATTTGCCAATCCGTCCCTTCCGGCGTGTCAGGCCAACCCATGTCTGAGGAGGAAACGATTGCCGGCGCTATAAACCGCGCAAAGACCGTACTTGCAGAAGTCCCTCACGCACAAATCGGATTGGGACTGGAAGGCGGGCTCATGTACGACGATCGATACACACACCAATGGTATCTGATTTCCGTATGCGCTGCCTGGAACGGTGCAGAGCTTCATGTCGGAAAAGGCTTGTCCTTCCCCATCCCCAATAAAGCCGCTGAAAGGATTCAAAAGGAAAATATCGAATTGAGCGTCATCATCGACGAATGGAGCGGCCTTACAAACAGCAATCACCAGGGAGGAGCTTACGCTTTATTAACGGAGGACCGCATTCGCCGTGCGGATGTTTTTCGCGACGCCGTCCTTGCTGCGTTGACTCCTTTTTTCTCCAAACTCTATGAGTAA
- a CDS encoding sensor histidine kinase, with amino-acid sequence MVETVTLNLFNVSRKILDMAPSITTLWMQEIVRSMEIPVTIPRDFAEKRTVLLARYLVENVDQDMQTWSLDMGEWLRSQEFPFSSILRTYQLYRNVFWRVLQPELHKWSLSSTDMLYLETQLGKAMDESVFWAVYHFEQMMNEELVQKEETISYLHNDKLTMLGKIAANMAHELRNPLCAIEGFLKLIGESTKEQAKLQSYIQVVMHEFENLHRQLTGFLSFSKKPILDEIFKTVQVESLFEEVELLITPRLLGENIRFEKQIHPCSLACYEEGLKQVIVNLLNNAIDAVQHRPEKSISVIATSSDGWLYLSVENNGEMIPPEIVESLFQPFFTTKQNGTGIGLSICKNIIEKHQGSIHCDSNEKRTRFVVSLPIETEVDQPAPTL; translated from the coding sequence ATGGTGGAGACCGTGACGCTTAATCTTTTTAATGTTTCTAGGAAAATTTTAGATATGGCACCAAGCATTACCACATTGTGGATGCAAGAAATCGTTCGCAGTATGGAAATCCCTGTAACAATCCCTCGCGATTTCGCGGAAAAGCGTACGGTGCTATTAGCTCGCTATCTGGTGGAAAATGTGGATCAAGATATGCAGACGTGGTCCCTGGATATGGGAGAGTGGCTGCGCTCGCAGGAATTCCCCTTCTCCTCCATTTTGCGTACGTATCAATTGTATCGGAATGTATTCTGGCGGGTTCTTCAACCAGAGCTGCATAAATGGTCGTTGTCCTCTACCGATATGCTTTATCTGGAGACACAGCTCGGTAAAGCGATGGATGAGAGTGTCTTCTGGGCGGTCTACCATTTTGAGCAAATGATGAATGAAGAGCTGGTCCAAAAAGAAGAGACCATTTCCTACTTACACAACGACAAATTGACGATGCTCGGTAAAATAGCAGCAAACATGGCCCATGAGCTCCGAAATCCGCTCTGTGCGATCGAAGGATTCCTGAAGCTGATCGGAGAGTCTACCAAGGAACAGGCCAAATTGCAGTCTTACATTCAGGTTGTCATGCATGAGTTTGAAAATTTGCATCGACAGCTTACCGGTTTCTTGAGTTTCTCGAAAAAACCGATCTTGGATGAAATTTTCAAGACCGTTCAAGTAGAAAGCTTATTTGAAGAAGTGGAATTGCTCATCACTCCCCGTTTGCTGGGAGAAAACATACGCTTTGAAAAACAAATCCACCCCTGCTCTCTCGCTTGTTATGAAGAAGGCCTAAAGCAAGTCATTGTGAACTTACTGAACAATGCCATTGACGCGGTCCAGCATCGTCCTGAAAAAAGTATCAGTGTCATCGCCACATCCTCTGACGGATGGCTGTATTTGAGTGTAGAGAACAATGGAGAGATGATACCGCCGGAGATCGTCGAGAGTTTGTTTCAGCCGTTTTTTACAACCAAACAAAATGGGACAGGCATCGGATTGTCCATCTGTAAAAACATCATCGAGAAGCACCAAGGCAGCATTCATTGCGATTCCAATGAGAAGCGCACCCGATTTGTCGTATCCCTCCCGATTGAGACTGAGGTGGATCAGCCTGCCCCCACTCTGTGA
- the thiI gene encoding tRNA uracil 4-sulfurtransferase ThiI, with the protein MNYDVILIRYGELALKGKNRDMFEETLMRSVKSVLRSFYKVKVRRNYGRMYVELHGEDAYEVMDRLKRVFGISSISPTIHVDPDIETIKERSLELIRQMNPQPRTFRVVTRRADKRYPIPSMEVNRMVGTHILRALPAIKVDVHEPEAIVNVEIRTEGTYVSCETIPGLGGLPVGVSGKVLLLLSGGIDSPVAGWKMMKRGVTLEAIHFHSYPYTSERSLQKVRDLAQKLTKYGGTIRLHVVPFTEIQTAIRDNCPEDYLITIMRRFMMRISEKVAGNTKALALATGESLGQVASQTLESMDTINKVISIPMLRPLIGMDKIEITEISRKIDTYELSILPYEDCCTIFTPKNPVTRPKAYLAEKFETALDVDALVENAVNGTVIEEITTKPREVVTDLF; encoded by the coding sequence ATGAACTACGATGTAATTTTGATCCGTTACGGAGAGTTGGCCCTGAAAGGGAAAAACCGCGACATGTTTGAAGAAACATTGATGCGCAGCGTAAAAAGCGTTTTGCGTTCCTTCTATAAAGTAAAAGTGCGCCGCAATTACGGACGGATGTATGTGGAGCTGCACGGGGAAGATGCTTACGAAGTCATGGACCGACTGAAGCGTGTTTTCGGGATCTCCTCGATCAGCCCGACGATTCACGTGGACCCGGATATTGAGACGATCAAGGAACGCTCCCTGGAGCTGATTCGCCAAATGAATCCGCAGCCTCGCACGTTCCGCGTGGTAACCCGTCGTGCGGACAAGCGCTACCCGATCCCTTCGATGGAAGTCAATCGCATGGTCGGAACCCACATTTTGCGTGCCCTCCCAGCCATTAAAGTGGATGTGCATGAACCGGAAGCCATTGTCAATGTGGAAATTCGTACGGAAGGAACCTACGTCAGCTGCGAAACCATTCCTGGGCTAGGTGGATTGCCGGTGGGTGTGAGCGGAAAAGTGCTGCTCCTGCTTTCCGGGGGAATCGACAGCCCGGTTGCTGGTTGGAAAATGATGAAACGCGGGGTTACGCTCGAAGCCATTCACTTCCATAGCTATCCGTATACCAGCGAGCGTTCCTTGCAAAAGGTGCGTGACTTGGCGCAAAAGCTGACAAAGTATGGCGGGACTATTCGCTTGCACGTCGTTCCGTTTACGGAAATCCAGACGGCCATCCGGGACAATTGTCCGGAAGATTATCTGATTACCATCATGCGCCGCTTCATGATGCGCATTTCTGAGAAGGTAGCAGGCAACACCAAAGCTCTGGCTCTGGCTACAGGGGAAAGCCTGGGGCAAGTTGCATCGCAAACGCTCGAAAGCATGGACACGATCAATAAGGTCATTTCGATTCCTATGCTGCGGCCTTTGATCGGGATGGACAAGATCGAGATTACAGAAATCTCCCGTAAGATTGATACGTATGAGCTCTCGATTTTGCCTTATGAGGATTGCTGCACGATTTTTACGCCGAAAAATCCTGTCACTCGTCCCAAGGCTTATCTGGCGGAAAAGTTTGAAACGGCGCTGGATGTGGATGCGTTGGTGGAAAACGCAGTCAATGGCACGGTTATCGAAGAGATCACAACGAAACCGCGTGAAGTCGTCACGGATTTGTTTTAA
- a CDS encoding fumarylacetoacetate hydrolase family protein produces the protein MIIRYERNGKVKHGWMVEEDHKVRVIEGDIYKIQTAKPIMTGLELSLDEVTIKAPSAPSKVVCIGVNYRDHASEVNLELPKEPLMFLKPSTAVIGPGEPIVYPKLTQNLHYEGELAVVIKKEAKQVRAQDADDYILGFTCAIDVTARDLQMSDGQWTRAKGFDTFCPLGPAIAAKLDYNDLRIVTRVNGEVRQDASTSQMVFSIPQLVEAVTAVMTLLPGDVILTGTPAGVSALHPGDEISVSIEGIGTLATKVVMEE, from the coding sequence ATGATTATTCGGTATGAACGCAACGGCAAGGTGAAGCACGGTTGGATGGTAGAAGAAGATCACAAGGTGCGTGTGATCGAAGGGGATATCTACAAGATTCAGACGGCAAAGCCCATCATGACGGGATTGGAGCTTTCACTGGATGAAGTTACGATCAAAGCACCTAGCGCTCCGAGCAAAGTTGTTTGCATTGGAGTCAATTACCGGGATCATGCGTCTGAAGTGAATCTGGAGCTGCCGAAGGAGCCGCTGATGTTTCTGAAGCCTTCCACAGCAGTCATTGGCCCTGGAGAACCGATCGTCTATCCCAAGCTGACGCAAAACCTTCATTATGAAGGTGAGCTGGCCGTTGTGATCAAAAAAGAGGCCAAGCAAGTGAGGGCACAGGATGCGGATGACTACATTCTCGGTTTTACTTGCGCCATTGATGTGACGGCCAGAGATTTGCAGATGAGTGATGGTCAATGGACGCGCGCCAAAGGGTTTGACACTTTTTGTCCGCTCGGTCCCGCCATTGCAGCCAAACTCGATTACAACGACCTTCGCATCGTGACCCGTGTCAATGGTGAGGTGCGGCAAGATGCCAGCACGAGTCAAATGGTCTTTAGCATTCCTCAGTTGGTGGAGGCTGTTACCGCTGTGATGACCCTCTTGCCTGGAGATGTGATCCTCACGGGCACGCCAGCGGGTGTAAGTGCCCTGCATCCAGGTGATGAGATTTCCGTTTCGATCGAAGGAATCGGAACACTCGCTACAAAGGTAGTCATGGAGGAATAA
- a CDS encoding SDR family NAD(P)-dependent oxidoreductase: MTVQRIVVITGASSGLGRALIRLHLDRGDIVIATGRKASGLQALTLEHQQNERLHTQLFDVADSEAARQLAAWVHVRFGGCDLLYNNAGSAVFTALADMRLDELEEMLRTNIAGVMFTTRAFLPMMQQAKAGHVVNIASLAGQVATSKAAVYAASKAAIIRLSEGLRHELKEHGIHITCAMPGPIDTPFLDRADRTGNYRSKVSKYLLTPEQTAALILQAVERKKPEVAMPKRLYYLSLLYALLPHSVKRLVAPLLNRK, encoded by the coding sequence ATGACCGTACAGCGAATCGTCGTCATCACCGGAGCCTCAAGCGGACTTGGCCGAGCGCTCATCCGTCTGCATCTGGACAGAGGGGACATCGTCATCGCCACTGGACGCAAAGCATCCGGGCTGCAAGCACTCACATTGGAGCACCAGCAAAACGAGCGGCTACATACGCAGCTGTTCGATGTCGCTGACAGCGAAGCGGCTCGTCAATTGGCAGCGTGGGTACATGTGCGCTTTGGCGGCTGTGACCTCTTGTATAACAATGCTGGATCTGCCGTATTCACCGCACTTGCAGACATGCGTCTGGACGAGCTGGAAGAGATGCTGCGTACGAATATTGCAGGAGTGATGTTTACCACCCGCGCATTTTTGCCCATGATGCAGCAGGCCAAAGCGGGACATGTCGTCAATATTGCCTCCTTAGCCGGACAAGTCGCGACGTCCAAAGCAGCTGTATACGCTGCCAGCAAAGCAGCCATCATCCGATTGAGCGAAGGCTTGCGGCACGAGCTGAAGGAGCACGGCATTCACATTACCTGTGCAATGCCAGGCCCGATCGATACACCCTTTCTCGATCGGGCAGATCGAACCGGAAACTATCGCAGCAAAGTCAGCAAGTACCTGCTGACACCGGAGCAAACAGCAGCCTTAATCCTGCAGGCAGTCGAACGAAAAAAGCCGGAAGTGGCGATGCCCAAGCGCCTCTACTACCTGTCCTTACTCTACGCCCTCCTGCCGCACAGTGTGAAGCGACTCGTCGCCCCTCTCCTGAATCGCAAGTGA
- the dapF gene encoding diaminopimelate epimerase, which translates to MKFTKLHGLGNDYVYVNGFTEDLTGVDLPELSRRVSDRHFGIGGDGLILILPSERADFRMRVFNNDGSEAKNCGNGLRCVSKYVFDHGLTHEHTFTVETLGGIVTPVVSLGEDGKVEQVTIDMGEPRFERAAIPMAGIPEEKALEETIEVDGEAFTMTAVSMGNPHAILFMDEVVDEDVVKYGPKIEFHEWFPERTNVEFIQILDRQEILFRVWERGSGVTLACGTGACAAAVAAILSDKVDRKVTVHLAGGDLFIEWRESDNRVFMTGPATEVFSGVYQGPIPYK; encoded by the coding sequence ATGAAGTTCACAAAATTGCATGGACTGGGAAACGATTATGTATATGTGAATGGTTTCACAGAAGACTTGACCGGTGTAGATCTTCCCGAGCTGTCGAGACGTGTAAGCGACCGCCATTTCGGCATTGGCGGTGACGGCTTGATCTTGATCCTGCCCTCCGAGCGGGCGGATTTCCGCATGCGCGTGTTCAATAACGACGGCAGCGAAGCGAAAAACTGTGGGAACGGCTTGCGCTGTGTCAGCAAGTACGTATTCGATCATGGCTTGACCCATGAACATACATTTACCGTAGAGACGTTGGGGGGAATTGTGACTCCTGTCGTGTCACTCGGCGAGGATGGCAAGGTAGAGCAAGTCACGATTGACATGGGCGAGCCGCGATTTGAGCGTGCAGCCATTCCGATGGCAGGAATTCCGGAGGAGAAGGCTCTTGAAGAAACCATCGAAGTGGATGGAGAGGCTTTTACCATGACCGCAGTTTCGATGGGAAACCCGCATGCGATTCTGTTCATGGATGAAGTGGTAGACGAAGATGTAGTCAAGTACGGCCCGAAGATCGAATTTCATGAGTGGTTCCCGGAACGTACGAATGTAGAGTTCATCCAGATTCTCGACCGCCAGGAAATTCTCTTCCGGGTATGGGAGAGAGGCTCAGGCGTCACTCTTGCCTGTGGAACAGGAGCCTGTGCTGCAGCAGTCGCCGCGATCTTGAGCGATAAAGTGGATCGCAAGGTGACCGTGCATCTGGCAGGCGGCGATCTGTTTATAGAATGGCGAGAAAGCGACAATCGCGTGTTTATGACTGGCCCTGCCACAGAAGTATTTTCCGGAGTCTACCAAGGCCCGATCCCTTATAAATAG
- a CDS encoding DUF1540 domain-containing protein, with the protein MPQVKCSVANCEYWAQGNLCSADEIMVEIDAHASADYKTEFAAENDSHQDKANTSSETCCLTFKPKQSGK; encoded by the coding sequence ATGCCACAAGTAAAATGCAGTGTAGCGAATTGCGAGTATTGGGCGCAAGGGAACTTGTGCAGTGCTGACGAGATCATGGTGGAAATCGACGCACACGCGAGCGCAGACTACAAGACGGAGTTTGCCGCGGAGAACGATTCGCACCAGGATAAGGCTAACACCTCGTCCGAGACCTGTTGTCTCACGTTCAAGCCGAAACAATCCGGCAAGTAG